Genomic window (Peromyscus eremicus chromosome 12, PerEre_H2_v1, whole genome shotgun sequence):
ACAGGGTCAAGTGTCTCCATGCCTCAGCCTAGTATCACTTCCTAGTATCTGCTCCCTGCAAAATCAGTTCTGATAGAGAGGCTGGGTTGGCCATGTCACAGGTTAACAGGCCAGGAAGTCCTAGAACCAACTCTTAGTGACGGACAGAGGCACCCCAGGAGCATTATCTCATGCCAGCCCTCTACCCTGCCCACCAGTCCACTGAGGACCTTGTGGACACAACCTTCAGCTGACAGCAGGGACCTCACTTGCCCTGTAAGGAAGTAGCACAAATTCCTTTTGGTTCCGAGTACTGTCACTAGGGTTGGTGAGCGTCCCTGTTCCTCTTTCCACTGCAGTGTCTTCAGGTGGAGGGTAGGCTGGCCCGAGGAGGCTCAGTCACCAATGCCCCCCAGCTACAAAGGGATGGACAGGAGACTGCGACAGGATCCGGTTTATTCTCCTTGGCAGGGTGGTCCTGAGAGTGGCAGGTGCCACCCTGTCCCGGGCTGAGGGAGGGCCCGAGGGCCATTTAAGGCCAGTGGCGGGAGAAGCAGGGGGGCATGTAGCCCCTGGAATGCGGTGAAGCCAGGCCGAGGCCCGGAGGCAGCTGTGGTAGGCCAGGGCAGGGCGCCCCTGCCGTCGGGGGGTGGAAGGCACCGGACTGTGACCTGACCATGGCTCCAAGGCCATGGACCAGGGCACACAGGCGCCCCAGGAAGTGGGGCACAGAGTCACATGACATAGAACATGAAACAGGCACATGGCTCACAAGCAAGCACATGGAAAAGTGAGCACATATTCACAGGCCAAAGATACCCAGCCATGGTCAGGCTGGACACAGACACAATAGTATAGTGTCACACAGAGACCACATGGGAGACACAACTATGAAACACATGGTAGTCACCATGAACAGACTAGGCCACAGAACTTAGGGACAAGGGAAGGGGCCTTTTGGCACTACTGCACTGGAATCCTAGGAATGGGTGGCGGGTCTGGTCTGGAGGAGCTGGACACCCCGCCACCGCACCCTCTCGGGTTAGTCTGTCTTCCAAACTTTATTGAGCAGCTTCACCACCTCATCGTAGATGATGAACACGATGGCCACATCCAGGCAGACCCGGCCCAGTCGGGGAACAGTGCCCTTGTAGAATCTGGGAGAGCAGAGGGTCTGAGGTGAGCAACAGAGGGAGGAGCGGGCAGGGGAGGAAAAGCAAACAGCGCCCTGGAAAGGGCGTTCTCCAGACCCTGGGAGGACAGAAGAACGACAGCCTAGGGCAAGAGAACAGAAGGCCAGACAGGGCCTGCCTTATCCTACTCACGCCTTGGGCCCCTCATTCTTCAGGATCTGCAAGCCACAGTCCAATGTGTTCCGGTATTTGTGTGCCTCCAGGCCCTGCAGGACACCAGAGGGCCACAGTGCTTAGCCACTAGCCCCTGTCTGGGGCTCCTGTCCCCACCTTCTCAGCCCCCCACCCCTACCTGCATCCTGGTCTTGATCACATCCAGAGGCGTGTTCCCAAAGACACTGGCCGCACCGGCAATGGCTCCAAAGACCCCCGTGATCAATGGGTTCATAGGTTTGTTGGGGTTGTCTCCTGGATGTGAGTACAGTTGCAGTCAGAATACCGGGGTAAGTCAGAAGGGAGCTTTGAAGGCTAGGAAGAACCTGGGGCGGGGCCCACGAAAGCACTCCCCACCTTCCAGTCCAAAAGAACAAGCTAGCCTTCAGGGTTTGGAATGGGTCTCTGGGCCACAGGTGTACCTCGGTACCAGTTGCGTAGCGAAGTCATAACGAAGAATCGGATAGCTTGGTTTGAGCCCTGCTTCAGTACAGTAGCTGTGAGGCCTTGGTATGTCCCCTTTATCCCTGggggcaggcagacatggggtCAAGCTGGGGCCTTCCAGGTCCCACCTGTGGGCAAGGGGGACCCACTCAAGCAGAGGCTCTTCCCCTTGGATGAGGTCTCGATTCTCTGGGGCTTACCTTGTTCCCGAACAATCTCCCTAACTCCGTGGAAAAATCCTCGGTACTTGGGGTTAGGGGACGTCTGGTCATGGATGAACTTCACCTGAAATGGAGGAAGCAGAGGCCCTGATTCCTGGCCGCCAGCAGTCCCAGGGCCCACTAAGGGCAGATCAAGGCTGGGGACCCCCAGCTCTTCTGCATGAACTGCCCCCAAAGGCCGTTCTGGTGTCCGGCTACACACAGGCCTCAAGACCTCAGAGGGCTCCCCAGGTTGAAGGGCCTCCAGCATCACGTTTGCTATTCTGTAAACTTGGGATAGTGAGTTATGTTAGGTTTTCTATCTGTAAAGGTAGCTTTAAAGACTTTGCTCAGCCGGGcccggcggcacacgcctttaatcccagcactcagcagacagatctctgtgagttcaaggccagcctggtctacaaagtgagttccaaggacagccagagctgttacacagagaaaccctatcttgacaAATCAACAAAACAAGACTGTTCATGTTTTTGTTGTGGATGGGCAGCCTCCGCAGGAGCCCCTTTCTGCCACTCCTGAGACGCTCACTacgaatgtgtgcatgtgtggggaccCTTCCCACTGTGACAGTTTCCATGGGGCACATGGCCCTTAAAGCCTGGGATTCTCCACGAGCCTCACAGACACCCTGGCTACCCCGACAGCCTCAATTCCTCACCTTGATGGTCTCCATGGGGCACACGACCATCACTGCCTCCATCACGCCTGCGCCCAGACCACACAACAGCCCTCTCGTGCTGTCGAGCCGACCCTGGGCATCCCGCATGTGGTTGCTGAGGAACTCGAACGTCCCGAACCTAAAGAAGAAAGCATGTGAGAGGGCCGCTGAGACCACTCCCTCTGGGGTCGCTCAGGCAGAGCCGAGTCTCACCTGACAGCCGCCTTGGGGATGGAGCCGTAGAGCAGGGAGCTGAGGCCGCGGTACAGGCCCAGGACGCCATGGCTGCGGACAGTCTGCCGCACGCAGTCCCCTACGGGAGGCGCGGTCAGGACCCTGGCTCCTCCGCCCCGGGATGCCCCCCACGCCACCCCGCGGCCGCCCCTCCTCACCGATGCCCCGGTAGCGCGGTGGGTTCGCGCGTTCATCTAGCTGCAGCTGCGTCTTCACGTACTCGGTCGGGAAGGTGATGCAGATTTCTATGCCCCCCGCCAGGCCGCCTGCAGGGACCGAACGCTCGGGGCTAGGGACACCCTGGCCGGGTGGacccagccgccgccgccgccgccgcctccgcgcGGCCCCTCCCCCGCCCGGACTTTGCCCGCGTCGCGGCCCGCTGCGGGACGGCGCCCACGCCCCCACCCGGCGGTCTCCACCTGGAATGCCCGAGAGACTCCCGGGGAGAGCTGGCGCGTGGGCTAGGGGCCCGGGTCGCGCCCCCGGCACCTCCGCCCCTCCGGAAGTTGGGCGGGGCCTGGGCGTCCCCGGCCCACCCGGAAGCGCGGTCGGACAAGCGGCTCGGAGTTGGGGCTCCGAGGGGCCCACCTGCCAGGATTGCCTTCCCGGGGTGCGTCAGCTTGGCCTTCCCGGACCCGGGCGCGGCGGCCGTCAGAGCGCGGGGCGCGCGAGGCGCGCGGGGCGCAGCCATGGCGGGGAGGAGGAAGGGCGCCCGGCGTCGACTTCGGGTCCGAGCCTCCGCTGCGGGGCACTCGGGAGGCGGCGGCGCCGGAGGCTGCTGAGACGGCGACCGGTTCTGGTTCTGGAGGCGGGACGGTCACGTCAGCTCCCGGGCTCCGCCCCGCGTGGCCTGAGCTGAGCCCCGCCCACGTCCCGCCCCGTGCCAGccgggaaactgaggctggggcgGGGTGCGCGGAGGCTCGCGTCGGGGCGGAGAGCAGAGAGCAGCCAATGGCCGGTGCTGGGTCGCGGGAAAACGGAGAACCTGGGGTCTGGGGGCGTGGTCCCCGGACAGCCGTGCTGCGCCAAGGCGGGTAGCGGTGGGTCAAGGTGCAGAGTCTGTGACTCCTAGAGTGGAGACACGTGCGCCTGGAGCGCGCCTTGGGGTTCAGGTGGGCCTCGAGTGACAGGATCCCCCAAGATCCCGGAGGCGGTAGGGACACATCCTCCCCTGTCGCGTGAGGCCAGCCTTCTGGACACATTGTAGTCACAGAGCTTGGCCTTCGTGCACCCTACGGGGCCGGGCGATGATTACTCCGCCCCTCCGGGATCCGTCCGGAAACAGAATTCTCCTAGGCAGCTTCTCCGGGCAAATGCAGGTTCCCGTTCCTCTCAGGTTCTGGCAAATCTTTAATGGCTGAAGGGCCTATTAAGTTGGCCTTTGTTCCTCCTACCCACACAATCACCAAGCAGAGCTGCTTTGCTCTGATAAACATGTTTTAATATTCATGGTCGGCAGGAGGCTGAAAGTCTTGTGAGGTCTTTTGTTGCCGTACATATCCTCAAAGCCGCCTGGAGGGGGCAGCCCCAGACAGCTTGGggtgaaactcccaggaatctttGCAGACTAGAACCTTTGCATGCCAAGGCCACTTCCCTGTTGTCTCATGGCAGCAGTCACTTTGGGTGGCCAGTGGCCTCCCCAGGCTCTGGATTGGCTCAGAAGCTATCACTGGGCTTCAGCAAAAAAACTGCCCAGATATTGTACCTCCCAGTTAGGGTCCTTTGCGGTTCTGGAGTGCCATGTTTCCTGAAAAGGTTAATAACTGGGTCGAGGGTGGGGTGTGGACACAGTACCCAGTACACATGCAACTCAGAGGAGGCTCCGTGCAGGCAGGAGCAGTAGACTACCACAGGAGAATCCAGAGCAGAGCCCACTGCCAGCCTGGGTTTTGGTCTCCAAAGGGAGGAGCTCATAGGCAGCACAGATCCTGCTGCCTCTTTTTTGGAATAGAGTCTTGTCCTGGATGCCCTTGAGTAGTCAAGGGGCTGAAGGGACAG
Coding sequences:
- the Slc25a1 gene encoding tricarboxylate transport protein, mitochondrial, encoding MAAPRAPRAPRALTAAAPGSGKAKLTHPGKAILAGGLAGGIEICITFPTEYVKTQLQLDERANPPRYRGIGDCVRQTVRSHGVLGLYRGLSSLLYGSIPKAAVRFGTFEFLSNHMRDAQGRLDSTRGLLCGLGAGVMEAVMVVCPMETIKVKFIHDQTSPNPKYRGFFHGVREIVREQGIKGTYQGLTATVLKQGSNQAIRFFVMTSLRNWYRGDNPNKPMNPLITGVFGAIAGAASVFGNTPLDVIKTRMQGLEAHKYRNTLDCGLQILKNEGPKAFYKGTVPRLGRVCLDVAIVFIIYDEVVKLLNKVWKTD